agcccccacccccaacccaaccTATTGCATAAATGCAGCCCTCTCCCACACTTCACTTTGGCTCTGATAAAGAGGGATCTAGATTCAACATTAGCTTATgttttctccatggatgctgcctgacctgccatgatCTCCAGCACATTTTGTTTTCAATCCAAAAATCTGTCTAATTCATCCTTGAGTACTGTTTCATTGCAGCATACTTTACAAACTCTCACACCCTCAATACCACATTTCCAGATGCGTCATCCATTTCTTTATTGTAGTTATCAGTTATATTGTCACACTCCTCATTGTAGCAGTTTCTGATATATCTCACAACTACAATGGTACTGTCTCTGAAATGCTAAGTTCCTCAGTACGATAATCTTTGACCCTGCATCCTTGTTGCAGCACGCTGATACATTGCATACTTTAATAGACATTGTCAAGCTATTCCCATAATATGAGACATGTTCCATTTTTGGCTCCATGGGTCAGGGCCAGTGTAGAAAATTTAGAATAATGTACATCCTGTTTTCTTCCCCCAATTCCTCATTTGTCTCACTCATCATGTGACAACCAGACACAGTAGTTCCTGTTTATGATTTTGAGAATCAGAACTAACTATTCTTATCTCAAATGAAGACAGATTGTTTAAATGTTCCAAATTTCATATGGTACTCTACTTGCACATACTGAGGAATTCAAACCCAAACCCCTTTCAAATTCTGCTTTGGAATTTTAATATCTAAGGCGATATGTAACAGTTCTTACTGTAGAGTTCAGAGAAAGCAGAAAAGTTTATCGTTTTGTCCAGCACATGTGATGGTTTTTAACTGAATACAGTTCTCTCTTAACTGacctctatcactctctttccaaAAACCTGATGCCATCCAAAACTCTGGCTGTATCCTCTCGCACCAAGTCCTGTAAATCCATCATTCCAAAGGTCACTGAGCTGTAAAAGCTCCTAGTGCTGCAACAGCTCAAATTTAACATTCTCAACTTTGTGTTAAGATTACTTCTTTTGTTCCTAACTAACTCTGTATGGTCCTGCAACCTTTCATTAATTCTGCATTCCTCCAACTCTAACCATTTGTGTGTCCCCATCTTCCTTTGTCCTACTGTTGGCAGCTCTGCCTTCAGCAGACTGAATCCTGAATTCTGGAGTTTGCCAACCCTTACCTTACCAAACCTCTGTAATTCTCTCTCTTCTTGTAGGACACTCCTtaaaatctgttttttttaatcaagTTTTTGCCACCTGTCTCCTTTCTTGGATCGGTGTCAATTTCTTGAAGTAATCACCTGTAAAATGACGTTTTGCTATGTTAAAGATACTATATAATGTAGGTTGTTATGGAATAAATACTGGGTAATCGGTCACATGTGGTATAATCATTAACTTTGAACAAAGAAGTATCTTTGTGACTGAGACATTAACTTCAATTTTGGAGACAAAATGCTTCCTATCCAGTTTACAGCTTACTGTTCCTCCTCACCCAGTTCACTTTCTATGTATGCTTTGAAGATGTTCCCCACACTCCCTAAAGCTACTTATGGCTCCATTTCTTAACACAGTTGATCATATGACCTAGGAGTAGGACAAGGCTGCTCaaatctactctgccattcgctGAGATCATGGCTAGTCAGATTATTCGTCTTCCCCCATAACCTTTCACTTTCTTGTTAATCATGaatctctgccttgaaaataGTCAAAGACTCTGATCCACCCACTTTTGAGGAAGAGCTTTCTAAAGACTTGCAACCCactgtcaggaaaaaaaaacctcACCATATCTCAGTCATAAATGGTTTAACTCTGATTCTGAATGCTCCCAGAAGAGGaagcatcctttccacatccacatcAAGGCCATTTATGTTTGAATCAAGTTACCTTTTACTCATCTAAACTCTATTAGATACAAGCATTgtctgtccaatctttccttaGAAAACAATCCAGCCATTTTCTGTATTAGTATAGTAAACCTGCTCTGAACTTCTTTCAAAGTGTTTATgtgttttcttaaataaggagaccaagacTGTAACCAGTATGGCAGGTATGGTCTCACTAATGCCACATACAACTGAAGCTCCCTACATTTGTGTTAAATTCCTCTCTCAGTCACTATATTTCCTCAGCAGTTTCTTTTCTTATCCCACAAAGTCACTTCTAAGACTCTATTTTTCCTAATCAACATCTACATGCTGTCTTTCAATAACGTCTTCAACAAATTTGAGATCCTCCTTTGTATGTGCACTTAGCTTTATCTCTCTTCCATTAACATTAGCTCCAGAGCCACAGTTGACGTGTTTgattgtcagtctgatctttGATCTTGGATGATTCATACATCCAGCAGATCAATGTACGACATTTTACACCTTACCTCTTCTCCTGTTTTGATGATCAGTTGCTGTAAGGCCATCCTTGTTCAAATGAGATATTAATCCAGTGCCTTGCCTTGATACCTTGAATGTTTACGAACATGTGGCaactatagtcatagagatgtacagcatggaaacagatccttcggtccaacctgtccatgtcgaccaggtatcccaatccaatctagtcccacctgcagcacccggcccacatccctccaaacccttcctattcatatacccatccaaatgcctcttaaatgatgcaattgtaccagcctccaccacttcctctggcagctcattccatacacgtaccaccctctgtgtgaaaaagttgccccgtaggtctcttttatatctttcccctctcaccctaaacctatgccctctagttctagactcccccatcccagggaaaagactttgcctatttaccctatccatgccccttataattttgtaaatctctataaggtcaccccccagcctccgatgctccaacaaaaacagccccaacctgttcagcctatccctatagctaaaatccttcaacaatcctagcaacatccttgaaaatcttttctgaaccctttcaagttttgcaacatctttctgatacggaggacaccagaattgcatgcagtagtccaacagtggcctaaccaatgtcctgtacagccacaacatgacctcccaactcctgtactcaatactctgaccaataaaggaaagcataccatacaccgccttcactatcctatctacctacgattccactttcaaggagctatgaatctgtactccaaggtctctttgttcagcaaaactccctgaaaccttaccattcagtgtataagtcctgctaagatttgctttcccaaaatgcagcacctcacatttatctgaattaaactccatctaccacttctcagcccattggccctgtCAAACAAGAGTGAGGAATTATCCCAGTTTCCTGACATATATTCattatataaaaccaggagattaaaCAAAATTTTAATTCATGTCATTGATTTTAGTACATCTTTCTGTGTGCAATACAGCTGCCACATTTGCGAATGTAAAAAATAAATAATTGTGTGTACAGTGCTTTGATTATCTCTGAGAGAGAATCCATTAGACAGTTGTGTTTTCAGTAATTGTTTGCTGCTGCTTGTTTATAGAATGGCGgaaaatatttaaatagcaataaaaaaaaattgagatttCATCCCTTTTCATCCTGAGAAATCATTGGAAACAGAGTAGAGGGAACGGGGAGTGTTGGCATTTATATCTCATCTCACCCTGATGAGAAAGCACGATGGAAGACAGTCATCCCAGAACCATTCTCTGGCCCTGCCAGCAACAGACCAGGAGTGCAGTCAAACCAGGAACTCTCTAGGCTTCTGTAGTGTGAAGGATTCAAGAGTGTGAGAGGAAAGAAAAAGCTTGAATCAATGATGAGGAAAATCTGCCATTTTATTGTTTCAGTGAACCTACCCGAGCTGGGGTCAGAGCTGCAAAATTGAATTCCCGGCAACAAATTCTGGATTCTCTATATTTTTGCATCCTGACTGTCCTGTTCTCTGTTGTGGGATACAGAGTATCATCCCTGATAGTACTCGAATTCTCCCTTCGAATCATTTCTACGCTACTTTCCAACAAAGATGTAAGTTTCTTTGGTCTTATTATGTTCCACAAGGTGACACACAGAGTCAGTGAACAATATCCATACAGATCTCTGCCCATCCAAAGTATAGGTTCAAAGGTCACATAGGTAATCAGTCACCTTGATACTGTTATAACTTCGGGAGATAAGAGCTAGTGGTGAATTCTGGGCGAAGTACATGTTGGTTTTTACTCATGCCTCATGCCATTTTTGCGTGACTCATTCTGGTCTGTGAGCCATTAGTTGCAGGATCTCACAAGAATGGTATAATATTTTAAGTTTTAAACATTAACCATCTCACCAGACTCAAATTCGATTCCCCCTCTTCAATAGGCAGAACATTCACCTGAGCAAAGCCCCCACTAACTTAGGTTCTTTCACAGAGTGTGAGTGGTATATTCCCAGCTGGAAGTGGAGCTCAGCTGTTCCTGTCCCATCTGAGGTCAACACCTCACAGCCTCACAAATGGGGGTCTCTGTATGGGAGTCAGGAGCAGGAATCCTGAATTTTACCTTTCACAATCCCAGATGTGTCTAGATCAGTTAAACCCCTGCTGTTAGCTAAACCATGTAGTGCAGAGCAGTCATCAGACTTGGAATCATGCTGTGTAGCTTAGTATACTTATCAGCTGGGCCATTTGATCAGAATCAGTCAAGAGCTGAGAGTTAGTGCAGACATGAAAATTGCAAGAGTACAATCTAAGGACCAAGCTGAAGGAGATGGACTTTTAAGTCTTTGAAACTAACTGAGAGGAGTGTTCACAGGATTAAGTAATAATTGAAAATTAAAACAGAAACTCTGGAACATCAGAGACAATTGATTGCAAGCAACTAAACACATACAGGGTATAAGTGGGTAAATGGGCACATTGTGACCAGAGGTAACAGGGGTACAAAGTGACAGGCAATTGTTCCTTGTCTTTAAAGTTAATTTGCTATTAAGTTGAAAACAGACAGATATAAAAAGTATAAGACTGAACTTTTAAACTGGTTTTCAGGGAACCTCCAGGACACAGACCTTCCTATTGTGCCAGTTCTCTGTGGGTTGTGGAATGACGACCAGCCTGAGCTTCCTGAATGATGGGGCTCCTCACTCGACGCTAAGCTTGGTGCTTAGTGCTAGCCTCGCCAGCCTCCTCACGTGGTATGTTTGGAAACTGGCAAAGCACATCAACACAATGTATGAATTACACAGTAAGGAGCGATACTGTGGGGTGTGCATCCTGCTCCTGACCACCTGGCATCAGATTCCTAGGCTGCTGTGCAATGCCTTGAAGGTTGTGTTCATCGTGGCAGATACAGCAGCCATCTTCCTCATTAACAGCGACTTCATCACCACATCTGAGGCAATAAGATTTTGGACTCCCCTTACCATCTGCTACACCCTGCTGATTATTTACATGCAAGGTGAGAATTGACAGTATAGCGACAGAGGAATTAGTAATCTACTAGATTGATAGCAAGGAAGTGAAAGGGGGGAGCCATGGCCATCTATCCTTACTCCATAGTGACTTAATGGACGACCTGGTGTGACACGGTGCTATACAGACTCACAAGGTTCCAGTTTTTATCAACCATTTGTGTTGAGTTGACTGATCTAAACCAAAAATGGCTGTTGGGATTTTGGTATCTCAGGGTTAAAGCAcatggagttggggggggggggggggaggagagggggatgcAGTTCTTGTGATGCAATGGTGATGTCCCCATCTCTGAGCTAGGATGTCCAGATTCAGGTGCCAAGGGGGTTGGGAATAAATCCGACAAGGTTCTAAGCCTGATCAGTGTCCAGTATTCCTTTTCAGAGGTTgtgcagtgtgaggggtgtggtggGCTCAAGTCAGCTGTGAAATTCCTATGAGAGAATTTATCCTAACAAGTCTTATTGCTTGGCAGCATATGTAACATAGGGATGGAATAACCCTAATGTGGTAGCCAGTAGTTGTGAAACCTAAGCCACAGGAAGGAGTTTATGTCCTCAGGAAAAGAAAGGGTAAAATGGGACAAAATGTAAGAATTCTGTCAAAACTTCAGTTTGACCTCCCGTCTTTGAAAGCAAGATCCTGTTGATTTCTATTCTTGTCAACTGGCTACTTAATATAAGGTTCCCCAGTTGACCCTTCAGTGTACTGTTGTATGGTCCTGCTGTTTCTATAATCTGTGGAAAATTTGAATTGTAGGAGTTTAGAAGGAATTGTAAGCTAAGAGAGGCAAGTGCAGTGTGAGTTATATTCAGCAAAAGGGACATGGTCTTTGCAACCATGAAGAGAAATAATAAAAACCAGGAAGTTTTTAGAAGATGGTGAAGCCCTAAGCTAACTCACTGATATTTCCTTTGCCTAATGCTCTGCTGTGTAACATCCCAGCCTTGCTCTCTCCCTCCTATTGGTAGCAGAACCTTTAGCTTTCTCATTGATACACTTGGTTATTCCTCACTAAACAAACCCACCCATCCACTTTTAAAAAATCTTTGACTCAGCTGTCACGTATTAGTTTCCTCCTTTTGTGATTAGTGTTTCTTTTCTCTATCCCTATTGGGTAGTATTGACACAGAATTGTATGATACAAAGATGGCTCATTCTGTCTAACTGATCAATGGCAGTTTTTATACACCACACTGTAATCCTAGTGGAGTCAAAGCCCCAACTTCACACTGAGATATTGTGTTGTGTGGAAATATCACGGTGCAaattgggacagacttcaaacagatctagcaactcaagactgggcattcaAGAGGTCCTGTGGGCAATCAACAgcaacagaactgtactccagtataatctgtaacctcatggcctggtatatcaatttatcatcaagccaggggatctaCCCTGGTTCAATTTAGAGTGTATGTCAGGAGCATGTTAATGACACCTTCCAATGGGTTCAGATTTAAGCTCTGtagttctgccacatccagtcttGAATGGAGGTGGACAATTAAATAAATCGCTGGAGGAGGAGCCTCCAtaagtatccccatcctcaataatggaaGAACCTAACATATTAGTGCAAAAGACTAGGCAATCTTTAGCCAGAAGTGCTAAATGGATGatgttatggactaagccagaccattcaaaacattcttaagcaggcagctcagaccatactttgcaatttgtttcagtaagtgtacagtgaaattACCCAGATTAATTTagctactagattttaaaacagacaaaaatgtattcacaaaattacacaatgaaacacaaagaacagaataaagaacccctacagaactcaacctatccaactagacttaattatgctgttctgaacatACACAACAAGCAAACTCCtataaaaaccagtataaatagAACGCACGCTTACAGGTTGAAactgaagggcagaaagagagagtttccacgcagctccctgttgaacttccaaccaactcaagactgaactaaaactgctcagctcattgttgtggttctgttcgccgagctgggaatttgtgttgcagacgtttcgtcccctgtctaggtgacatcctcagtgcttgggagcctcctgtgaagcacttctgtgatctttcctctggcatttgtggtggtttgaatctgctgcttccggttgtcagttccagctgtctgctgcagtggtcggtatattgggtccaggtcgatgtgcttattgattgaatctgtggatgagtgccatgcctctaggaattccctggctgttctctgtttggcttgtcctataatagtagtgttgtcctagaggcatagcactcatccacagattcaatcaataagcacatcgacctggacccaatatactgaccactgcagcggacagctggaactgacaaccggaagcggtagattcaaaccactacaaatgccggaggaaagatcacagaagtgcttcacaggaggctcccaagcactgaggatgtcacctagacaggggacaaaacgtctgcaacacaaattcccagctcgcgaacagaaccacaacaacgagcacccgagctacaaatcttctcacaaactttgaactgctcagctcagctagagagctgacccctcctctttcattatacaggtcacttctaaaactttggcctgaagtctcatcactttacatataaacaaaaggcctctcaaaaacCTTTTCagctctgtaccaaaccagattgATTGGAGCCCAGCCCAGTGTATTGCCACTTTGAAAAAAAGCAAGGACACAGTTTCCTTGAGCCAAGGCACAgacaaaaaagggactagctttgtgacaattATCCAACTTGGTCTTGACcaatggtccccagcatcacagataccagtcatcagccaattcatTTCATTCCaaatgatatcaagaaatagtcagaggcactggatactgcaaaagcttGAGGTCTTGACAACATTCTGGCCATACTACTGACGTtttgtgcttcagaacttgctaCTCCCCtaaccaagctcttccagtatagttataacactggcatctccctgacaatgtggaaaattgaacaggtatgtcctgtacacaaaaagcaggacaaattcaacccggcCAAATACTATTCCATCAGACTACCTTGATCATGAGTAAAATGGTGGAAGccgtcatcaacagtgctatcgtGCTGAGGTAGTGCTGAGCACTTCTCAGCACTAAGgtgctcagtgacacccaatttgggttctgccaggaccactcagctcctgacctcattacggCCTTGGTTCTAATATCATCaagagagctgaattccagaggggagatgAAAGTTACAGCCCTTCATATTGAGGCTGctcttgactgagtgtggcagcAAAGAGCTGGAAtgaatgggtatcaggggcaaactctccactgattGGATTGTACCtggcagataggaagatggttgtttttgttggaggtcagttatttcagttccagggcatctctgcagaaGTTTCTCCATCTATTCTAGGcccaaaccatcttcagctgctttatcaataacctcccctctatcataaggtcagaagtcaggaCGTtgtctgatgattgcacaatgttcaatacCATTCCCAACTCCTCAGATTTCGAAGCAGTGCAaaaggatctggacaatatccaggctttggcTAACacctggcaagtaacatttgtgccacacaaatgccaggcaatgaccatctccaataagagacaatctaaccttcgtgccttgacatttaatggtgttacactcactgaatcctccaccatcaacattgaccagaaactcaactggactcgccacacaAACAagtggctccaagagcaggtcaaaggtcAGGAATACTCTGGTGAGTAAcgcacctcctgactccccattgtgatggaatacttctcaCTTGTCTGGATAAGTGCACctcccaacaacactgaagaagtttgacagcatccaggacaaagcagcccacttgattggcaccacggtcacaaacatccactccctccaccactgacactcggtcacagcagtgtgtgctatctacaagatatactgcagaaaatcaccaaaTATCCTTTGAGAACACCTTCCATACCCttgaccacttccatttagaaggacaaaggcagcagttacatgagaacaccaccacatgcaagttcccgtccaagccactcaccatcctgacttggaatataATCAACATTCCTCAGTGTGACTGGGTCAAAATgccagaattccctccctaagggcattgtgggtctacctacagcacatggactgtagaggttcaagaaggcagctcactaccacattATCAGTGGCAACTAGGAACAGGGAGTAAATTCTGGCCAATGATACCcacgtcccatgagtgaattaaaatacACAAGGCTCATTTCGCCATGTTTAACTCAATCCATCAACATATCCATCTATTCTTTTCTCCCTCATCTGTTTGTCTAGCTTCTCCTTAAATTCATCTATCCATGCTACTCAGTTCAACTACTTAATGTGGTAGAAAGTTCTACGTTCTTACCAATCTCTGGGCATATGAGTTTCTGGTTAATttcttatttgatttgatttattattgtcacatgtactgagatacagtggaAAGTATTATTTTGCTtactaaccagacaaatcataccttacattaatacatcagggtaatagaacagaataaagtgttacagctgcagagaattGGATTTATAGTTACAACACTAAATCAATGGTCTATAACTTTGaattcacccccctctcccctcctcacaAAGTGGAAATATCTATTCTAAATCTACCACATCAGaccccttcataattttaaaggCCTTAATCAGATAATTGCTCAGGTATTTCTAGAGAGAAGGATTCAACATGTTCAGTCCTTCATTAGAACATCTCACCTCCAGTACCATCTTTTTAAATCATGCCTATTTTCAAAATTCTCAAACTTGTTTTCAAATCACTTCACAGTTTTGTCTTCTCTCTGTCAAAATATCAGCAATTTTCTCATTTTGACCACCTGAACATTcctgattttaattgctccatTGTTGGTGGTAATACCTTCAGCTGCTTAGGCCCTTGAATTCTCTTCTAAAACCTCTATGCCTTTTGACCactctttcctcctttaagatatCGCTTACTTAAAACCCATTTTGACTAAGGTCATCTGCCCTGATTTCTCCTTATATGGCTTGGTGTCTCATTTAGTTTTATAATGCTCCTGCAAAGTGCTTTGGGACCTTCTTttatgttaaaggtgctatacaaatgcaagttgtGGTTGTAAATTATGTTTTGTACTTTCTGCAGTTTTTTGACATTTTTTTCTTGGAAGACCAGAAAAGTCTCCCAGTGCAGTTCAATAGAATTTCTGTATAACAAAAAATCTCTGCTTTTTAATTTGTTTCCTCTTTATATTAACTTATGTGTTTTGTTAAAATGTTTAAATGGCTTTGTTAACCTGCTTTACTACTTGGAATGACTCTTGAATCTGTACCTTTAAAAATTCTCGGATTTGTAAATGACCTTGGAAGTCTTTTATATTAAACCATTCGATGGTGCAAACCTTTCTATTTCGGTACCATTGTAAATGATCTCTTTATTTTTCAGAGGAGCAGAAGCAGAATCCAACTGAGCAAACTGTCTATCAGACAGTAGGTGTGAGGATGGGTGGGCTGCTGATTTTGACCCTGACTATTGGGAAGTGGATGGACGTGTTGCATGTGATCTTATCACTGATCGGAGAGCTGTTATGTCTTCTTCAAGCAGGGCGAATGCGGGAGGCCTGCAGACAACAGGTACATAAGGCAGTAGTTTCTCAGCTTGTCCTTCATATCAGAGGTGACTAGATCAGACCACATCTTCGAGTGAGGTGGAAACCCTTCAGATGTTGATTAGCAGAAAACACTGTGTTCAAGAAGCTGATTTTGTACACAGCTTTGAAAGACTCATATAAAGATTTAGTCCAGTATGTCTCCTCACTGTACCTAATTTCTTGTCTGTGTTTTAGACAATTAGTTATTTTTAAAGTTGAtgctgtgtctatatttctgtttgcatttcctCATGTAATGTCATTCATGTATCTCTTCGTTAAATACAAGAACACGGTAATATTGATGAGAAAGGACATATTTTGTCCAAAGCTTTGTGTCTTGGACTCATCAGACCAATTTGCACTAATACCAATGTCAGGTAAAATCAACATTTATACGTAGCAAAGACGAGTGTTAATTGGTTGACAAGAACACTCTGATTGATAGAGGTGTTGTAGTGGAGAATACACCAGataatgatgactgacagttgatggctatgttttatttaaattttCAACCAGGCAGATTGATTCTGATTGTCCATAACAATGCCTTGAGAAATGAATCAGCGAATGACTGCCGTGTAtcttgttgagttgaaacagatGCAGTGTGTATCGATCTGGTCTCTGTCTGCAAAGAACAGAGCCCAGTGTAATAATAATAGTAATAGTAATATTATGTAAGGCCCTGTTCTTACCAGTTCTGTGTTCACTGCTTGCAGACCAAACTCCAGTTGTTGACACAGATGTTCATATTTGCCTGTACACAGAAGCCATGTTCACTTCCATCTATTTGCATGCACTCTTCCTTCCATATTTACATACGTGAACATTTATTGGACAGATTCCCTGTCTTTTCTACGTGCCTTTTCTATGTTTAGATATGAAGCTTTTCATTCTTTTAAGGTTTCCTAAACTATCAATACAATACAATTGAAAGAATGTCTGAGAAATAATTTTCAAATTCACCTGTTAAATTAATGGTGAACAGCTTGTACTTGGGTACTGAACCTGAAGAATAGTTTACACCTTCAGTGACAGGGGTGAGGGcaaatttaatttaaaaaaaaacaaagtactTAGATTTATATAATGCCTTTCATAACTATGGATGTCTCAAAGCACCTGATACCCAATTAAGTACATTTTGAAGGGGTAGTCACTGTTGCCAGTTTGCACATAGTAAACTCTCACAAATaataatgtgataatgaccagacaaTCCGCCTTTGTGATGTTTATTGAGAAATAAATATTGTCCAAGACACTCAAAATAGAGTCTATAATCTATTTCACTTCATAATAGAATTTAACTTGCGCAGGGAGTTGAACCCTGAACATTTGAGTCCGATGTGAGAGTGCCACCAACTGAGCCAGAGTTGACACATTAAAATGTcattaaacaaaaataaattatattttacAGGATTCCTCAGGAGCCAATCACAGAACCACAGCCTTCAGTACCACAATAAGATCAACCCAGCAGCGTGCACAGCAGAGGTCAAGAGCATCTGACACATAACCTGTGGATGACTATGAAGATGTCAGCTGAATGAGAAATGGACCCAGATCCAGCACTCAGACTTGCTGATTTAGCAGTCTGCTGCAGCTTGATCAATTCTGAGCTTCAGCTCCTTTCAATTAATGTTTACTTGGCTGTTTGTACACAGTAGAGTCTTGGAGAAAGGGGAACTGGTTGCGAGCAATCATACTGGGAAACTACCTTTCTCTCAATATTAGTGTTTGTTGCTATGTATAATTGAAAACTGAAAGCATAGCAGAAAATGTCAGTTTTAAGATTATCATTGTCTCATTATCATATTATTAATAATATGGGTAATTGAGCTGGGGAGTGAGCATTTCATCTTGAAGCAACATTTCAAAGCCCCAGTTGGTCACAAATGGCCAACTCACGCTGTTTACTGCTTAATTATTAAATCTCACAACCACCCCAGACCCCTTCTTCACCTACATGCTCTGTGGGTGATGGCTGCAATAATAAAATGAGAAGATACCATGTCTGGTCCTCTGATTTTGCAGTAAGCATCGACCTGAGTGGGAGCAGTGCTAAAGGTACTACAATGAACATAAGAGGcagaaaaggaaaaaagaattgCCAGAAAGCACTGCTCAAAAATGAGGTGAAGGATGGGATCATTGGTTTCAGTTTTAATTCTCCCAAGAATCAAACACTCTGCTGATACTCAATATCTAGgtcgcggggggggg
The Chiloscyllium punctatum isolate Juve2018m chromosome 16, sChiPun1.3, whole genome shotgun sequence DNA segment above includes these coding regions:
- the tmem82 gene encoding transmembrane protein 82 isoform X2, with translation MVHSELWVDFPDLKIHRQPAAGCDCGLCCLYPQPFAADSPSHPGLEGTSRTQTFLLCQFSVGCGMTTSLSFLNDGAPHSTLSLVLSASLASLLTWYVWKLAKHINTMYELHSKERYCGVCILLLTTWHQIPRLLCNALKVVFIVADTAAIFLINSDFITTSEAIRFWTPLTICYTLLIIYMQEEQKQNPTEQTVYQTVGVRMGGLLILTLTIGKWMDVLHVILSLIGELLCLLQAGRMREACRQQDSSGANHRTTAFSTTIRSTQQRAQQRSRASDT
- the tmem82 gene encoding transmembrane protein 82 isoform X1; this encodes MWRFLRWCIPNFGWISLTSKSIDSLLQGVTAACAVSILNRLLRIHLHIQGLNEPTRAGVRAAKLNSRQQILDSLYFCILTVLFSVVGYRVSSLIVLEFSLRIISTLLSNKDGTSRTQTFLLCQFSVGCGMTTSLSFLNDGAPHSTLSLVLSASLASLLTWYVWKLAKHINTMYELHSKERYCGVCILLLTTWHQIPRLLCNALKVVFIVADTAAIFLINSDFITTSEAIRFWTPLTICYTLLIIYMQEEQKQNPTEQTVYQTVGVRMGGLLILTLTIGKWMDVLHVILSLIGELLCLLQAGRMREACRQQDSSGANHRTTAFSTTIRSTQQRAQQRSRASDT